GGGGATAACCACGTTGGCATAGCAACTGAAACAGGTAGTGTTACAGCAATTGTCACAAAATCGAAAAAGTATATTATTGCTAATAATATTGAAGCTCCACGTATCAAAGATGAGGAGATAAATGACCAGGGATTTGAAGTAGTTGAATTTGCATGGAATGAGGCCGATAGATCTGCAGAAATTATTAAAGAGATAACAGATGGTATGCGTGTTGCCTCAGATGAAGAAATTGCCCCGTTGCGCTATAGTTTAACTCAGCCGGAAATAGAAAAATACAGATGGATTGGACATGAGAGTTCAAAAAGTCTAAAGGAAGTATCTGATATTATAAAGCCCGGCGATTCTGAGCACAAAGTAGCTGGGCTGGTAGCAGAAAGACTTCTCCCGTCGGGCATAATTCCCATTGTTCTTCTTATAGCAGCTGATGAGCGTATCAAGAAATACAGGCACCCAATCCCAACAGATAATAGAATAAAAAAACATGTTATGATTGTGGTATGCGCAAGAAAATGGGGTTTAATAACGTCATTAACAAGGCTTGTCCATTTTGGAAGCCTGCCTGCTGAATTAAGAGAAAAGCATGACGCAGTTACAGAGGTTGATGCTTCCTTTACTGCAAATACAAGGCCAGGAAATATTGTTGGAGATATTTTCAGTAAAGCTTTAGATATTTATGAAAGAACCGGTTTCAGGGATGAATGGAAACTACATCACCAAGGAGGAGCCACAGGTTATTCATGCAGAGACTATAAAGGAACCTCTGATAGTAAAGAAGTAGTTGAATTGAATCAGGCTTTTGCGTGGAATCCATCCATTACAGGAACAAAGTCAGAAGACACAATAATCGCTCTCAAGGATAAAACGGAAATAATCACACAGGCAGAGGACTGGCCAATGTTAACTGTCAAGTATGAAGATCAGTCCATACAGAAGCCGGATATTTACATAAAATAATGGACACAATTCGCATGCCTACTTAGATTTACTCTGCAGATACTTCTCTATATATTCAGGTCTTATTCTCTTTAGTTCTGATTTTGGCAGCATTGAGAGGAGTTCCCATCCCAGGTCAAGTGTTTGGTCTATGGTTCTATTCTCATCGTATCCCTGACCCACATAGCGTTTTTCAAACTCGTCTGAAAACTTAAAATATAATTTATCTATATCGCTCAAAGCGGATTCTCCAAGAATAATTGCAAGTTCCTGCGCTTCTTTGCCGCTTGCATAAGCGGCAAAAAGCTGATTAAAAACATCGGCATGGTCCTCTCTGGTTTTCCCTTTGCCAATCCCTTTATCCTTCAATCTTGAGAGTGATGGAAGAACGTCAATTGGAGGGGATGTTCCCTTTTTGTGAAGATTTCTACTCAGTATAATTTGTCCCTCTGTAATGTAACCTGTCAAATCCGGTATGGGGTGTGTTTTATCATCATCAGGCATGGTCAGAATAGGAATCTGAGTAATGGATCCTTTTTTATTTTTGATTCTGCCTGCTCTTTCATAAATTGAAGCAAGATCAGTATACATATAACCCGGATATCCTCTTCTTCCGGGAACTTCCTTTCTGGCTGCGGATACAGAACGTAATGCTTCGCAATAATTTGTCATGTCCGTTAATATAACCAGCACATGCATACCTCTCTCGAATGCAAGATATTCTGCTGCTGTTAGTGCAACACGCGGAGTAGCAATTCTCTCAATAGCAGGGTCATCAGCAAGGTTTATGAACAGGACTGTTCGTTCTATAGCTCCTGTTCTTCTGAAATCCGAAATAAAGAAATCTGCCTCTTCAAAGGTTATGCCAATAGCAGCAAACACAACAGCGAATTTTTCCTCTTTGCCAACAACCTTTGCCTGTCTTGCAATCTGAGCGGCAACCTGGGAATGCGGAAGTCCGGAGCCGGAAAAAATAGGTAATTTCTGTCCTCTAACCAGAGTGTTCAGACCATCTATTGCAGATATCCCGGTTTGAATAAACTCAGATGGGTAATCACGCGCATACGGATTAATAGGGTTGCCATTTATATCCAGATATTTTTCAGGAATTATTTCCGGACCGTCATCCATTGGTTTGCCCAGTCCGTCAAAGACCCTGCCCATCAAATCCTCTGAAACGGGAAGCTCTATTCCTTTACCCAAAAATTTCACTCTGGTTTTAGCTATATCTATTCCGCTTGTGCCCTCAAATACCTGTATAAGAGCTTTATCAGTGGAAATTTCCAAAACCTTTCCCTGCCTTATTTCTCCACTGGGTAAGATAATTTCTATTAATTCATCATATTTCACCCCGCTAATATCCTCTACTAGAATAAGCGGCCCAACTATCTCTCTAACAGTCAAATATTCTTTTTGCATTTATAACTCCGCTTGTTGCTTACTCTCCACT
The DNA window shown above is from bacterium and carries:
- a CDS encoding M24 family metallopeptidase, yielding MNIDIKAEIKEKEKRLHGFMDNNGYGAVIINKQNSFAWLTCGGDNHVGIATETGSVTAIVTKSKKYIIANNIEAPRIKDEEINDQGFEVVEFAWNEADRSAEIIKEITDGMRVASDEEIAPLRYSLTQPEIEKYRWIGHESSKSLKEVSDIIKPGDSEHKVAGLVAERLLPSGIIPIVLLIAADERIKKYRHPIPTDNRIKKHVMIVVCARKWGLITSLTRLVHFGSLPAELREKHDAVTEVDASFTANTRPGNIVGDIFSKALDIYERTGFRDEWKLHHQGGATGYSCRDYKGTSDSKEVVELNQAFAWNPSITGTKSEDTIIALKDKTEIITQAEDWPMLTVKYEDQSIQKPDIYIK
- a CDS encoding V-type ATP synthase subunit B: MQKEYLTVREIVGPLILVEDISGVKYDELIEIILPSGEIRQGKVLEISTDKALIQVFEGTSGIDIAKTRVKFLGKGIELPVSEDLMGRVFDGLGKPMDDGPEIIPEKYLDINGNPINPYARDYPSEFIQTGISAIDGLNTLVRGQKLPIFSGSGLPHSQVAAQIARQAKVVGKEEKFAVVFAAIGITFEEADFFISDFRRTGAIERTVLFINLADDPAIERIATPRVALTAAEYLAFERGMHVLVILTDMTNYCEALRSVSAARKEVPGRRGYPGYMYTDLASIYERAGRIKNKKGSITQIPILTMPDDDKTHPIPDLTGYITEGQIILSRNLHKKGTSPPIDVLPSLSRLKDKGIGKGKTREDHADVFNQLFAAYASGKEAQELAIILGESALSDIDKLYFKFSDEFEKRYVGQGYDENRTIDQTLDLGWELLSMLPKSELKRIRPEYIEKYLQSKSK